The following are encoded together in the Glycine max cultivar Williams 82 chromosome 8, Glycine_max_v4.0, whole genome shotgun sequence genome:
- the LBD32 gene encoding LBD domain-containing transcription factor codes for MKESGRKQGTMSPCAACKLLRRRCTRDCVFAPYFPADEPQKFGSVHKVFGASNVNKMLQELPEHQRSDAVSSMVYEANARVRDPVYGCVGAISSLQQQVDVLQTQLALAQAEVVHMRMRQFSPPSEQQQPSVLPEASNSSSENLYHSSRLLSSQTKSLFGMDMVVDQANMGQSLWSY; via the exons ATGAAGGAAAGTGGAAGGAAACAAGGTACCATGTCGCCATGTGCGGCATGCAAGCTTCTTCGAAGGAGATGCACGCGAGATTGCGTGTTTGCTCCTTATTTTCCTGCTGATGAACCCCAGAAGTTTGGTAGTGTTCACAAGGTTTTCGGGGCTAGCAATGTAAACAAAATGTTACAG GAATTACCTGAGCACCAAAGAAGTGATGCAGTTAGTTCAATGGTATATGAAGCCAATGCAAGGGTGAGGGACCCTGTGTATGGATGTGTGGGAGCCATATCCTCTCTTCAACAACAAGTTGATGTGCTCCAAACCCAATTGGCACTAGCACAAGCAGAGGTTGTGCACATGAGAATGCGCCAATTCTCACCACCATCAGAACAACAACAACCCTCAGTGCTTCCTGAAGCCTCCAATTCATCATCAGAGAACTTGTACCACTCAAGCAGACTCTTGTCTTCACAAACCAAGTCCCTTTTTGGCATGGACATGGTCGTTGATCAGGCCAACATGGGGCAATCCTTGTGGTCATACTAG
- the LOC100803722 gene encoding Scopoletin 8-hydroxylase-like (The RefSeq protein has 2 substitutions compared to this genomic sequence): MSPSFNSSNSLYDFVVREGNGVKGLVDLGVSEVPERYKQHPQERINKQDSRTCDAPPIDLSKLNGPDHEKVVDEIARAAETLGFFQVVNHGVPLELLESLKDAAHTFFSLPPEKKAVYCTGVSPSPRVKYGTSFVPEKEKALEWKDYISMVYSSDEEALQHWPDRCKEVALEYLKLSSKMVRDIVEALISKLGVALDDSKIEGLLGLKMVNMNYYPACPNPELTVGVGRHSDMGAITVLLQDGIGGLYVKVEEDEDAGKGEWLEIPPIPGALVINIGDTIQILSNGKYKSAEHRVRTTSTQSRVSVPVFTMPIATDRIGPLPEVVKKDGLARYREVVLQDYMNNFFGNAHAGKKSLDFARIN, translated from the exons ATGTCTCCAAGTTTCAACTCCTCAAATTCCTTGTATGATTTTGTGGTGAGAGAAGGCAATGGCGTGAAAGGTTTGGTAGACTTGGGTGTATCAGAGGTGCCAGAAAGGTACAAACAACATCCACAGGAACGAATCAACAAGCAAGATTCAAGGACATGTGATGCTCCACCCATTGACTTGTCAAAGCTCAATGGACCAGATCATGAGAAAGTGGTGGATGAGATTGCTAGAGCTGCTGAGACTCTTGGCTTCTTTCAGGTGGTGAATCATGGTGTGCCTTTGGAGTTATTGGAATCACTTAAAGATGCAGCTCACACATTCTTCAGTTTGCCACCAGAGAAGAAAGCTGTTTACTGCACTGGGGTCAGCCCTAGCCCTAGGGTAAAATATGGGACTAGCTTTGTGCCAGAGAAAGAGAAGGCCTTGGAATGGAAAGACTATATTAGTATGGTATATAGTAGTGATGAAGAAGCTCTTCAACACTGGCCGAATCAGTGCAA ggAAGTTGCACTTGAGTATTTGAAGTTATCATCTAAGATGGTTAGAGACATTGTGGAAGCCTTGATAAGTAAGCTCGGGGTAGCCCTAGATGATTCAAAAATCGAGGGCCTTCTTGGTCTGAAGATGGTTAACATGAACTACTACCCAGCATGCCCAAATCCAGAGCTCACAGTGGGTGTAGGGCGTCACTCTGACATGGGAGCTATCACAGTGCTACTCCAAGATGGCATTGGAGGCTTGTATGTCAAAgtggaagaagatgaggatgCTGGAAAAGGAGAGTGGTTGGAAATTCCACCAATCCCTGGAGCTCTTGTCATCAATATTGGTGATACTATACAG ATACTGAGCAATGGGAAGTATAAGAGTGCTGAACACCGAGTTAGGACAACTAGCACCCAATCCAGGGTATCAGTTCCAGTGTTTACTATGCCAATAGCTACAGACAGGATAGGTCCATTGCCAGAGGTGGTGAAGAAAGATGGTTTGGCCCGTTACAGGGAAGTTGTGCTCCAGGACTACATGAACAACTTCTTTGGGAATGCTCATGCTGGAAAGAAGTCTCTTGATTTTGCAAGGATCAACTAG